TGTACCCAATGCAGCGcacagggaagaggagccagtgtaagggctatgtacccaatgcagcgcacagggaagaggagccagtgtaagggctctgtactcaatgcagcgcacagggaagaggagccagtgtaagggctcTGTAACCAATGCAGCGCACTGGGAAGAGGAGCCGGTGTAAAGGCTCTGTACCCAATGCAGCGcacagggaagaggagccagtgtaagggctatgtacccaatgcagcgcacagggaagaggagccagtgtaagggctctgtactcaatgcagtgcacagggaagaggagccagcgcacagggaagaggagccagtgtaagggctcTGTACCCAATGCAGCGCACAGCGATTGCTTATGTCTGGTCACTACATATATCCCAAGAAACTTTTTCTCTttcaattcctttttttttaagttgttcaCTCCATTCCTCTTGAAAACAGTTTTGCACAAGTCACAAAGTGAAAACCTTTTTAATTATGGCAACAGTAGTTCATGTTACTAGCTTATATTCATCTCCTGGTGTGTGAAAGCTCTTTTCCACATTCTAATAGCCTCATGAGCTGTCAATGTATGATGTCTTACTACCTGCTACATGTATGATGTCTTACTACCTGCTACATGTATGATGTCTTACTACCTGCTACATGTATGATGTCTTGCTACCTGCTACATGTATGATGTCTTGCTACCTGCTACATAAATGATTTATGTTGTCTTACAAGCAGCTGCATGTATGATGCCTCACTACCAGTTGCATGTATGATGCCTCACTACCAGTTGCATGTATGATGCCTCACTACCAGTTGCATGTATGATGTCATACTATCAGCTACACCaataaagtaattttttgttCAGAAATCCCATAACTTTGTGTAGAGCATAACTACAGTCACTGGATGTTTACTATGATTAAATGGTTTACTGAACAAAGTTTAGTTTAGACAATGTCAGGATTCAGCAATTTACACTTGTTATGAAATTTAGGTTGAAAAACTGAGCGATGTGAAGTTGCGGACCGATGGTGGAGAAGAGccatatgtgaggggtgatcaacgATGTAAGGAGGAGGACATTCCTACAGATAGCCGCTCAGGTGAGTAATAAAAAATGTGTACAGAATAAATTCCCATGTTAACAAGTGGGGACCTATTCTGTTTGGCTCTAAATGTTCAAATAACGTTATCGTACAATATTACTAGACCTTCTGTCCTAATCACATATTCTCATTAAGCATTGGTCATAATGTTGATAACCGGACCAGCATGCATCCAATTGATGGATCTGGAGTCTGCACATGCTACATGAATGTCCCTGTCTGAATTAAATAGTACAATGTGTATATGTGATACCACACTAAGACATGTTTGTGTTATATGTACTTTTTTGACAGATGGAAATGACGAGAATACCTCAAGCGGACATCCAATCTTGTCTCCAGATTGTGAAATGGTGGCCAGCATCACACATGGTCATACGCAAGAAGAAAATCCTATTATTACAACTATGCCACCGTTTTATCATAGCACAGACGTGTCTTCCTGCCAATCCAGACACAACGAGTACTTTCCTGGTAGTTCAGATATCATTACACGGGTTCTCACAGGTGACAATCTGTTTGCATGTACTGAATGCAGGAAGTGTTTCAGCTCCAAGGGGCGCCTCAGTTCccatcagaaaattcacagagGTGGAAAACCATTTGCTTGTCCCGATTGCGGTAAATGTTTCAGTAATAAGTCGGACCTTGTTGTGcaccagagaactcacacaggggaGAAGCCCTTCCCGTGTCCAGAATGTGATAAATGCTTCAGCAAGAAGTCAAACCTTGCCACACACCTGCGGTACCACAGAGGAGAGAAGCCATTTGTCTGTTCggagtgtggtaaatgttttataaaCACATCTAATCTCATAGCACATCAGCGGTATCACAGTGGGGAGAAGCCATTTGCTTGCTTCGAGTGTGGAAAACGTTTCTTCACCAACGGAAATCTTGTTAttcaccagaggattcacacggGGGAGAAGCCGTTTGTGTGCACTGACTGTGGAAAGAGCTTTACCAGCAATGCCGTTTTGGTAGTACACCAGAGAATTCACTCTGGAGACAAACAGTTTATATGTGCGGAGTGCGGCAAAAGCTTTACCACGAACTCTAACCTTGTCACGCACCAGAGAACTCATTTGGTTGAGAAGCCGTTTATATGTTCGGAATGTGGAGAATCTTTTGCCAAAAGCTCTAATCTCACAGTACATCAACGACTTCACTCAATACATACTGTGCGCATACTCTGAAAATCCTCAGAAAATAGGTCTTTGCACAGATGTTGATACGACAGAGAAgagttttcattattattatccattatagggtgccacatgtcGTCTGCAGCGTCATATAAAggacaaacaacaagacagtacaaggtataacaatacaatacaataaacaaatctcactaactctcaacacagctacctGAACGTTAAGGCGTTGCAAGGGTATATTCAGTGTGCCGAAAAACGCGGGCACAGCTAagaggtttagagccactgaaagacgTGCAAAGGGTATGCAGGAGGGGAGTCAAGGAAACAGAAATCCCAAGGAGCACGTGCACATTGTAGCTAAAGAGAGCAAGAGGGCAGAGGGCCCTACTCGCTGGAGCTTTCAACCTAAAGAGATAGGCAGAaaaatggttgacacatgggggtgagccaatgaaagggggatctgagggcaagaaacaTGAGAGGAAAAGCTGGATGATGAGGGAGGAGGGTATGGTAAACTACACAGTGAAGTGGTTAAGCGGATGAGTGGTAGGTTTTTAAgaataggtgggtttttaatgcccgtttgaaGCTTCACAGACTAGAGGACATTCTCATAGAacaagggagatcgttccagtggagtagggcagcatgggagaaatcttggattcaggAGTGACATGTGGTTACCAGAAGGGAGGAAAGGTGACGGCCATTGGATAATCACACAGGGCAGTATGGTGATGTAGGGTGCAGTGAACTTGTAAGTGAggttgaggagtttaaagagTATTTTGTAGGGGGAAGGGAAGCCAATGTAAGGCTTGGCaaaggggaggcagatgtggagcagcgagaaaggaagataagtttagcagcagcattaagtatagatcgatGATGAGTGAGATGGGAGCAGGGATggtcagtaaggagaaggttgcagtagttcgagatgagaaatgatcagtgagtgtataagagttttggtgggcACCCTGTGAGAGGAAGAGTCGGATACGAATGATGTTGCAAAGCTGAAAGCAACAGGATTTGGCAAGACATTGAGTctgggggtgaaggagagggaggagtcaagaatgacacccaggcagcagagttggggaacagaggagatagtggtattgtaaacagtgatagagaggttgggggggaggagactcttgatggagggaagacaatgagttcagttttggtcatattaagtttgagaaagtctaaggacatccagaaggagatgTCGAAGAGACAACTGGAGACCTGTgagagaagggaaagggagagATCTGGAAATGAGGTAGAATTGAGTGTCGTCATCATAGAGGTGACACAGAAGGCCGAAGGAACTGATGAGGTCACCCAGGGAGGTGGTGTACAGAGAAAAGAACAGAGGGCCAGGGACAGAACCCTGTGAGACTCATATGGAAAGGATGGATGGGGGAGAGGAAGAACCAGAGGTgaaaacagagaaggagcagttggcgacataggaggtgaaccatgaaagGACAGTGTCGGAGAGGCCAATGGTGTGAAGCAGGAGAGGGTGATCCATTGTGTTAAAGAAAgtagaggtccaggaggataagcagggagaaatgacctctggatttggctgagagaatATGTTTGGTGAATTTGgtaagagcagtttcagtggagagGTTGAGGCCTGATTGGAGAGAATCAAGGAAGGAGTTGTCAGAGAGTCAGCTGgagagatggttgtagacaagccCCTCAAATATTTTTGAGGCGaatgggagaagagaaatgggacGGTAGTtaaaagagcatgtttaaagatgaGGGAAAGATATCGGTGGAGAAGGAtatattaaagaggtgagcaaggtaggaacagacagtgggagagagggagtgaagggggtgagaggggatgggatccagggggcagatTGATGGGGGAGAGGATAAGAGACTTTGTCACCTgtagtggggcagaaggagcgcAAGAGTTGGTGGCTGAAGAGAGAGAATGGTGGAGTTGCAGGGGTGGCAGAAGAGTGATGGGAGGAGAAGATTCAGTGTCCTTAGCCTGTTTATTTCAGTTCACCCCTTTGGCTGTGAGTTTGGTATCTGTTTAAAGATGCCATATGCATGTTTATCCTGTCTAATGTATCGCTTTTCTAAATAGTAGACAGTACTTTGCTGATGATATAACTTGGTCCTTTTTTTCAAAGCACAAAACGATATCTAATAATATGGTataatttttatgttatttaaccCATCACAACATTTCAGACATTTGCTCTGATTAATAGAGTTTAAGCTCCATTAGAGTATACCTCCCATCTGGTCCGATTCTAATGGATTGTCACGCCAGTCAGGACTTTTGGTCCTATCGGGAATGTTGGGAGATGCGTGCACCTATAACTGGTGCATGTGGCAATGCAGGAATGtatttgggggaggggagggcggatggggcagcctagcactttagAAATGCTATTGGACTTGGCATAACCACAATGTGACTCTGTCCCGTGCCCTTGCCTGAGGGGGATTTGTCAATGTCCTAGTTCCCAGACATAAAGGGGAGGTATGCATCATATGACCAGCCACGTACACCTAACTACATATTAAACAGATATAAAAGTGGACAAAATATGaataaacatatttaacataTAATCTGTGTACAGCTGTTTTCGATCCCTTTATGACTTTGTTTGTCTTTTGGGCAGGTATGAGTATTAATGGTGTATGGGCAGGGGCATGCTCACTGTTTTCTTGTGACactttctgtgacatcatcaaactgCAGGAAGTCTGCCAGGCTCCTGGATGATTATTCAATCATTTCTTATCTTTCTAAGGACTCTGGAAATCATAGGGATTGGAGGAAAAACATATGCCAGGTTGAAATGCACCAATATAATCAGATATTTAACCCTTAGTTACTGAGTAACGTATTTCCCAATGtttataagacgcacccatgtataagacgcaccttaattttggggcccaaaattagaaaaaaaaaatgtattacataaagttattgaactcaagtTTTATTCATCATAAAACTACTCATCACTgtcaaaactctcatccattagCTTGTCATCATCTGTGTTTGATGACGAATCGCTGTCTTCATATATTGCCTCGTCCTCAGTTCCATCTAAGGCATTTGAAATGCCACACTTCTTAAATGACTTGACAATGATCTCAATCTTGATTTTAACCCAGGATCTTTTCACCCAGGTACAAACTTCTCCTATAGTTGGTGTTTTCACTCTTCCTGCTGGTGTAAAATTGTCCCCAGAAGACTTCATCTATTGGTTCCATTCCTCTCTCATGGTAGCTTTGAAGGGTTTGTTAATGCTGACATCAAGTGGTTGGAGCTgggatgtcatcatcatcatcatcatttatttatataaatgatgatgatgtcaagcCTCCAGGTAGgacggcaagttttgttttttgctctgcAGCAATCTTCTTTGTGTTTGTTGTTATGTGTGCCCTGAACTGATCAAGCACCAATAGAGCAGGTTTGCATAAGAGcccacctggtctcctgctccaAACTTTCTCAAACCAGATCTTCATCCCATCCTGATCCATCCAACCCTTTCCATGAATGTGGACAATCACTCCTCGAGGAATGACTTATTTTGGCAttgttttgcatttgaaaatcaGCATAGAAGGCAGCTTGGTTCTGTCGACACAACAAGCTAGAACAACTGTATAATGGCTCTTTTCATGTCCACTTGTCTTCACAATTACAGTTTTAATGCCCTTCTTATCAACAGTTCTGTTACTTGGGACATCAAATTAAAGGGGGACTTCAtccatatttgcaatctgtccCAACTCAAACTGATTTGTCTTCCGACATTGAGTGACAAAACGATGAAATTCAAGGACCTTCTGCTCATAGCTTTCAGGCATCTTTTGGGCAAGTCTGGTGCGTGTACGCATGCTTAGTCCATTCCGTTTCATGAACCTGAAGCACCAATTGTGTCCTCCTTTGAAGTCAGTAACTTCATTTGTATCAGCAATTCTTCTTGCCTCATGCTGAACCATCTTTGTGGACACATGAATTCCAATTGCCCTTTGCTCTTCAATCCATATCTTCAGTTCTCTCTCTGAATCAGGCCATTTTGCTGACTTGCCTCTCATAGCCTTCCTCTGCCGTGGCGTTTTCAGTAGGGTTTCTTCTTCCCGTAGCCAGTCTCGGATTGTTTTCATAGTTGGAGGAGGACTAAACTTACGTTCAGCAGCACGATTTCCATTCAGTTTTGCAAACTGGATGACTTTTAATTTGAAATCAGCACTGTTCGAAAATCTTTTCTGAGCCATTTCTGGGCAGAACATGTCAAAATGCTGGAAGGGTACTGATTTTATATGGCATATTACCGGTACATTACAATGTAAGCAGCAGTTACTGCAAGCGCTTTCATTGTGCTAGAAAGATCAGTAAGACAGCTTATTTTATATCATCCCatacaatattttataatgtTAACAGCCCATCGGCATTTCTAGTGCACATACAGGGTTCCAGACAGCAAGGAACTTTCCTCAACCGCTGCCTATAGATTTAGCGACTGACAGGAGATTGCAAATGTGGATGTGAAACTGTTAATACCAGCGTCTGACAGGAAGGCAGCGCTACTGCACAGCGTTGTTAAACAggagacaagtcacgtagacataCTTGGGGCATGTCTATGTGACTTGGCGCTCATTGGAACTCTCGGTCATGTGATTGACAGCTATGAGGAGAAGAGACTGGAGCGAGGGTGCGGGAGGCTGAGTCTCTTTCAGCAATGTCATGCTGCATCCCTGGGTGATCATTCTGGACTCGGAGGTAATAGATAAATAGCGCtggcactgtataagacgcacccagttttttaGACCCCACGTTTTTGGGAAagaggtgcgtcttatacatggggaaatacggtatatctaTTCTTCCCGGTCGCTGTTGAAGGGACCTTCAACTTTACTTAGGTAAAACATGTGTGCAATAAATAAAGACAGCACTGAAAGAAcagccaagaaaaaaaaagaaaattgatttCCACTTCGAACTCCCTGGTAGccccaaaaaattaaatgggTTAATTCCGTACTCAGCTGAGCATAGACAGGAAAGAAAATGCCTGAGCCTATATAATGTAACTCCTCTTTTTTTTCCTGTCTCTTGCCCACTTGGGTAGGCAGAGTGTGATGTGTAAAGTGAGGGTAGTGACTGTTTCCTATTTTTTTACATGAGATTTGTCTGCATGCCCGGGACGGGATCTGAACGGTCTTGGGGTCATGCCATAGTTGGTTTCTCCACAGGACCGCCCCATTCCTCCATGGATCAGAGAGAGCAGGGGCATTTTTCCGGTTTCATATGGAACACCACCGAGCTCACTGGGTTTCAGACAACGGAGCAACAAGCGGTAAATTTCAATTGCGGCTGCACATCAGCAAAAGTGTTTTGCACAGAAATGGATCCAGAGACCGCTCCAAGGAGGCTGAAAAATTCCGAACAAATTTAacctcatttatttattgtgtttttcttaTAGAATTTTTAGAATGAGTTAATCAAGTCATTTAATCTTTAGTACCCTCCAATTACTAAGGATGGACTCCACTGAGTCTGTGGTATGGGGCAGAATATGAAATTATATGTAGAGTTGGATCCAAAGGAGTAAGTGACACTGTAGCTACAGGTTACAAAATAGAATTCAGAgatattataaatatacatattttcatgAAATCCAGAAAAGCAAGAATTAAGCAATAGTTTACAGAGGGACAGGATATTATTTCAAACTTTTTCTGGTAGTGAGTAGACTTCAGGACAGTACTGTATTTAGGAAGATTGAGAACTCCATTACAAAAGCAATAGAGGTAGGACACTTTCTAACATCTATAGATCTGCAAAATGCCTATCTACATATCCTTGTAGCATCCCAACTTAACAACTTCATATTTTTCGCAGATTTTGTGTAGGTCGCCACTTTCAATTTACGTGCCTATTATTCAGCTTTTCCACATCCCCAAGAACATCCACCAAGTTATTCATGGTACGAATGACGGCACAAAGAAAACGGGATCGTGATCTAGCCCTACCTAAATGATATTTTGGTGATAAGAGGATCAGAAGAAATATCCCACAGAAGAATGGACACAGTGATAATTGTCATCTGATACTATCACAGCAATTAGTTTCTAgatccagggctgccatcagaaattgtggggcccagtacaaatgaaacagacaggacccccttcctcctcctcattGACCTCTGTCTCCCTGTCCTGGTGGAGGCATAGGTTTAACAAGGAGCCATGGTGCCCGGAGCAAGTGCATGCAACACCCCTTCCATCCCCCTGCACTCTGTCAATGGATGGGGTGTGGACAGCGTGTGGGTCAAGGTGAACTGGAAAAAAATCCACAATAGTTCTCTGACAAACATGAgatgaaagaaaataaagtttaagACTAATGATTGGTCTCTGCTTTTTTGTACCTCCAGCTGATTCTCACAGTCCTGAACATCTGTGGGAAGTGATtggagaggatgagggggaggcggggggaaggaggggggggcttGCAGGGAGAAGGAGAGTAAGATGTAAGGCAGAAACCAGGGGTTGGCTGagcagactattaggaa
The nucleotide sequence above comes from Mixophyes fleayi isolate aMixFle1 chromosome 6, aMixFle1.hap1, whole genome shotgun sequence. Encoded proteins:
- the LOC142159860 gene encoding uncharacterized protein LOC142159860 produces the protein MGPDSSDITERILRLTLEIIYLLTGEDYVPAKMSSERVIPNSCSGASGGLSRTQSPIMEPPPHSLIHKRNNDQRILELTNKIIQLLTGEVPIRCQDVTVYFSMEEWEYLEGHKDLYKDIMMENHRPLTSLEGNGGPHKDLKSQPGSWVMSLTTTPSLTSPKSRKDILITSHHEPGGGDLVKDGLKSSRSSTQKPDGSSKRNTPGRCPSPLYLKDHTEDDHQVIQDYQVEKLSDVKLRTDGGEEPYVRGDQRCKEEDIPTDSRSDGNDENTSSGHPILSPDCEMVASITHGHTQEENPIITTMPPFYHSTDVSSCQSRHNEYFPGSSDIITRVLTGDNLFACTECRKCFSSKGRLSSHQKIHRGGKPFACPDCGKCFSNKSDLVVHQRTHTGEKPFPCPECDKCFSKKSNLATHLRYHRGEKPFVCSECGKCFINTSNLIAHQRYHSGEKPFACFECGKRFFTNGNLVIHQRIHTGEKPFVCTDCGKSFTSNAVLVVHQRIHSGDKQFICAECGKSFTTNSNLVTHQRTHLVEKPFICSECGESFAKSSNLTVHQRLHSIHTVRIL